From a region of the Agromyces ramosus genome:
- a CDS encoding serine protein kinase RIO has translation MHITSSLDESAVVRSHVASRPFTTPRFDAGDLAFQLTEPGEDQRWSTWPATTPSERGPMPRPAWLVTDAAAIDTELGVVKTGKEADLNLIERAVPGAEPGTPGRSVLLAAKRYRGTEHSDFHRSTVYTEGRGTRRSRDARAVARGSTFGREVARVQWAYAEFEALKRLTELGASVPYPVQVSGTEVLMEFIGEGRVAAPRLAQVRATPDELRELFHQVVDFMRTLARSGLAHGDLSPYNLLVHEGRMVAIDLPQVVDLVSNPQGFDLLHRDCVNVCDWFTRQRLECDAEQLFGELVGEVGF, from the coding sequence TTGCACATCACCTCGTCACTCGACGAATCCGCCGTCGTGCGCTCGCACGTGGCATCCCGCCCCTTCACGACCCCGCGCTTCGACGCGGGCGACCTCGCGTTCCAGCTCACGGAACCCGGCGAGGACCAGCGCTGGTCGACCTGGCCGGCCACCACCCCCTCCGAGCGCGGCCCGATGCCGCGCCCCGCATGGCTCGTGACAGATGCCGCGGCGATCGACACCGAACTCGGTGTCGTGAAGACCGGCAAGGAGGCCGACCTCAACCTCATCGAACGCGCGGTTCCCGGAGCGGAACCGGGCACGCCCGGCAGGAGCGTGCTGCTCGCGGCGAAGCGCTATCGCGGCACCGAGCACAGCGACTTCCATCGCTCGACCGTCTACACCGAGGGCCGCGGCACCCGCCGCAGCCGTGACGCACGAGCCGTCGCCAGGGGCTCGACCTTCGGCCGTGAGGTCGCACGCGTGCAGTGGGCGTATGCCGAGTTCGAGGCGCTGAAGCGGCTCACCGAGCTCGGGGCATCCGTGCCCTACCCGGTGCAGGTGAGCGGCACGGAGGTGCTCATGGAGTTCATCGGCGAGGGCAGGGTCGCCGCACCGCGGCTCGCCCAGGTTCGAGCGACGCCCGACGAGCTGCGCGAACTGTTCCACCAGGTCGTCGACTTCATGCGCACGCTCGCGCGGTCGGGGCTCGCCCACGGCGACCTCTCGCCGTACAACCTGCTCGTGCACGAGGGGCGCATGGTCGCGATCGACCTGCCGCAGGTCGTCGACCTCGTCTCGAATCCGCAGGGGTTCGACCTGCTGCACCGCGACTGCGTGAACGTGTGCGACTGGTTCACGAGACAGCGGCTCGAGTGCGACGCCGAGCAGCTGTTCGGCGAGCTGGTGGGCGAGGTCGGGTTCTGA